A section of the Flavobacterium ardleyense genome encodes:
- the bilR gene encoding bilirubin reductase, long form: MMKILEPITIGGVTFKNRLLLPPLTTGYEAKDGSISAQSRAFYTRLAKGGVGYIVLGDVAPIRSFAPTPKLYEDSQIESFKLLADNVHAYGAKIGVQIFHPEYDVDALNLMFANGQQDKVRARLHHDMENFVNEVTEEALMEILKKMCNCAIRAQKAGIDAIQVHGDRLVGSLCSTKMNYRTDKFGGSLENRIRFALMLVKALREAVPDMIIEYKLPVVTPTLGRGGIDQADAAQFAKLLEEAGVHMLHVAQANHTGNLADTIPPMGVQPYCFFADIASTVKQAVTIPVSTSGRIIDPEMAEELLEAGKVDMVGIGRALLADPDWINKAAAGKAQSIIRCICCNEGCVDAVMKGGFIACVVNAENGFEETRIITQTNLKKKVVVIGGGPAGLEAARVAAIKGHHVTLIEKDTKLGGQLNIADKPPRKSEILRTVEDLEYAIHSNGVIVRMGENATTESILALKPEAVIVAVGATNFIPPIAGVNGPNVYDAWKVLAGEQNVSGRVAIIGGGMVGCETAEYLAEQGCKVSIVEMREKIASEIGSTVLPTMLELFNKHGVAQFTEHKVTNITVGELICEDSKGNVVKVACDHVVMASGSHPVKFDTAALSDLGISVVEVGDCSKVSNISNAIKAGYDAANAI, from the coding sequence ATGATGAAAATATTAGAACCTATTACCATTGGTGGAGTTACATTTAAGAATCGGCTATTGCTTCCTCCGCTCACCACGGGCTACGAAGCTAAGGACGGAAGTATAAGTGCACAAAGTCGTGCTTTTTATACCCGACTTGCTAAGGGCGGTGTGGGTTATATCGTTCTTGGTGATGTAGCACCTATCCGAAGTTTTGCTCCAACGCCAAAGCTTTATGAAGATAGCCAAATTGAAAGTTTTAAATTGCTCGCAGACAATGTACATGCATATGGTGCAAAAATCGGTGTACAAATTTTTCATCCAGAATATGATGTAGATGCTCTCAACCTAATGTTTGCCAATGGTCAACAGGACAAAGTACGTGCTCGATTACACCACGACATGGAAAATTTTGTTAACGAAGTGACAGAAGAAGCGTTGATGGAAATCCTTAAAAAGATGTGCAACTGTGCTATACGCGCTCAAAAAGCGGGGATTGATGCCATCCAGGTACATGGGGACAGACTTGTGGGATCACTATGCAGCACGAAAATGAATTATCGAACTGACAAGTTTGGAGGAAGTCTAGAAAACAGAATCCGTTTTGCACTAATGTTGGTAAAAGCGCTAAGAGAGGCTGTGCCTGATATGATAATCGAATATAAATTGCCTGTAGTTACGCCAACACTAGGAAGAGGCGGCATAGATCAGGCTGATGCTGCGCAGTTTGCAAAGTTGCTTGAAGAAGCTGGTGTACACATGCTGCATGTTGCTCAGGCGAACCATACAGGAAATTTGGCAGATACAATTCCTCCGATGGGTGTACAACCCTATTGTTTCTTTGCAGATATCGCAAGTACAGTTAAGCAAGCGGTAACAATTCCTGTCAGCACTTCCGGGCGAATCATCGATCCTGAGATGGCAGAAGAATTACTTGAAGCTGGCAAGGTTGATATGGTGGGAATTGGGCGTGCACTCTTGGCAGATCCTGATTGGATAAATAAGGCTGCCGCTGGAAAGGCACAAAGTATTATTCGATGTATCTGTTGCAACGAGGGCTGCGTAGATGCGGTAATGAAAGGTGGGTTTATCGCCTGTGTCGTAAATGCGGAAAACGGCTTTGAAGAAACGCGTATCATCACTCAGACCAATCTAAAGAAAAAAGTGGTGGTCATCGGAGGCGGTCCTGCTGGGCTTGAAGCCGCACGGGTTGCTGCAATTAAAGGACATCATGTAACGCTAATTGAAAAAGACACCAAATTGGGTGGGCAATTGAACATCGCAGACAAACCTCCACGGAAGAGTGAAATACTTCGTACTGTGGAAGACCTCGAGTACGCTATACACTCCAATGGCGTCATAGTACGGATGGGCGAAAATGCCACCACGGAGAGTATTCTGGCATTGAAACCAGAAGCTGTGATTGTAGCAGTTGGCGCAACTAATTTTATTCCTCCAATCGCTGGTGTGAATGGTCCTAATGTATATGATGCTTGGAAGGTGCTCGCAGGTGAGCAAAACGTATCTGGACGTGTGGCAATTATAGGAGGTGGTATGGTAGGTTGTGAAACAGCTGAATATCTTGCGGAGCAAGGCTGTAAAGTCTCTATAGTGGAAATGCGCGAAAAAATTGCTAGCGAGATCGGCTCCACTGTTTTACCTACAATGCTTGAACTATTTAATAAGCATGGAGTGGCGCAATTTACAGAACACAAAGTCACTAACATTACTGTGGGTGAATTAATTTGCGAAGATTCTAAAGGTAATGTTGTGAAAGTTGCGTGCGACCATGTTGTGATGGCGAGTGGATCGCATCCCGTGAAATTTGACACGGCAGCTTTAAGTGACCTCGGCATTTCTGTCGTAGAAGTAGGCGACTGTTCAAAGGTTTCCAATATTTCGAACGCTATCAAAGCGGGCTACGATGCCGCCAATGCAATTTAA
- a CDS encoding head GIN domain-containing protein, protein MKKAIIIFTAVFALAPLVSCKDVKSDSNTLKTYDISEFTSLNLELIGEVFYEQSDSAYLNVSGNSSLIEALKVSNDHGTLDLKLRNKQKFSGKKKLVVKVGSPHLAKVNFESIGILHFKNKFIGDELSIDNKGVGEIIIDDIQVEKFNLISKSIGSIKIKGTSDMTSINSIGLGEIDASEFKSKKVQVVSEGVENLSVYAEESIDISMKGIGNINYYGNPADVKTDISKLGKVNRIK, encoded by the coding sequence ATGAAAAAAGCAATTATTATATTTACCGCGGTTTTTGCACTAGCACCTCTGGTATCCTGCAAAGATGTAAAGTCCGATTCCAACACTTTAAAGACTTACGATATTTCCGAATTTACAAGTTTGAATTTAGAACTAATCGGTGAAGTATTTTATGAACAATCCGATAGTGCTTATTTAAATGTTTCGGGTAATTCTTCTTTAATTGAAGCTCTAAAAGTATCAAATGATCACGGAACCCTTGATTTAAAACTGAGAAATAAGCAAAAGTTTAGCGGAAAAAAGAAACTTGTTGTAAAAGTTGGTTCACCTCATTTAGCGAAAGTAAATTTTGAAAGTATAGGCATCCTACACTTTAAGAATAAATTTATTGGTGATGAATTGAGCATTGATAACAAAGGAGTTGGAGAAATTATTATAGACGATATCCAAGTGGAGAAATTCAACTTAATCTCTAAATCAATTGGCTCTATAAAAATAAAAGGAACTTCAGATATGACCTCAATTAATTCGATAGGATTAGGAGAGATTGATGCTTCAGAATTTAAGTCGAAAAAGGTACAAGTAGTTAGCGAAGGGGTAGAGAATTTATCTGTTTATGCTGAAGAAAGCATCGATATTTCAATGAAAGGGATAGGTAATATAAATTACTATGGCAACCCGGCAGACGTAAAAACTGATATATCTAAATTAGGGAAAGTCAATAGAATTAAATAG
- a CDS encoding GbsR/MarR family transcriptional regulator, producing the protein MSDQAILKDKVEKLGVSIEKYGRTPIEGRVFAYLLLSDPPYRSFDDIVEFLSAGKSSISNAVNMYLKEGTLTYRTFSGDRKRYFMIDVDGWKKGFERSMSSFNLLLEDVLEFRVQSNSKEFNDDLRQLHEFQTHLSNEIRKTIDKWNKS; encoded by the coding sequence ATGAGTGATCAGGCAATATTAAAAGATAAAGTAGAAAAGTTAGGTGTATCCATAGAAAAATATGGTAGAACACCTATCGAGGGGAGAGTATTCGCTTATTTGCTATTATCAGACCCACCCTATCGTAGCTTTGATGACATTGTAGAGTTTTTAAGTGCTGGTAAAAGCTCGATTAGTAATGCTGTGAATATGTATTTGAAAGAAGGTACGCTCACTTACCGAACTTTTAGTGGTGATAGGAAACGCTATTTTATGATAGATGTTGATGGTTGGAAAAAAGGATTTGAAAGAAGCATGAGCTCCTTCAATCTGCTTCTTGAAGATGTATTAGAATTTAGAGTGCAGTCAAACAGCAAAGAGTTCAATGATGACTTAAGACAACTACATGAATTTCAAACCCATTTGTCAAATGAAATTAGGAAAACAATAGATAAATGGAATAAATCTTAA
- a CDS encoding GIY-YIG nuclease family protein, translated as MEKYYVYVLISQMDNSWYIGYTSNLDERIIQHNSGRTLTTSKKMPWKILYYEVSFNKQDAIAREKYLKSGMGRRYLKNRLKNQLDF; from the coding sequence ATGGAAAAATATTATGTTTATGTATTAATTTCACAAATGGATAATTCTTGGTATATAGGATATACTTCAAACTTAGATGAAAGAATTATACAGCATAATTCTGGTAGGACACTAACGACGAGCAAAAAGATGCCGTGGAAAATTTTGTATTATGAAGTTTCATTTAATAAACAAGATGCTATTGCTAGAGAAAAGTATCTAAAAAGTGGAATGGGAAGAAGATATTTAAAAAATAGATTAAAAAATCAGTTAGATTTCTAA
- a CDS encoding site-specific integrase: MQLKVVQGKGKKDRYVPLSIHLIRGLKSYIQAEKPKIYLFNGQPAGRAGGDFDSRYSQRGVQPAPLQIKYE, translated from the coding sequence ATGCAACTCAAAGTCGTTCAAGGCAAAGGCAAAAAAGATCGATATGTTCCCTTATCCATCCATTTAATTCGAGGTTTAAAATCCTATATCCAAGCCGAAAAACCAAAGATATATTTGTTCAACGGACAACCGGCAGGCCGTGCCGGTGGTGATTTTGACTCTCGATATTCGCAGCGCGGTGTGCAACCTGCCCCGTTACAAATTAAATATGAGTAA
- a CDS encoding tyrosine-type recombinase/integrase, whose protein sequence is MHTLRHTFATHLLEDGLDIISLKNLLGHENIETTMEYLHIAQLDTQKAFSPLDTLFAKYSSNGSAD, encoded by the coding sequence GTGCACACACTGCGCCACACTTTTGCCACGCATTTGCTAGAAGATGGACTCGATATTATCAGTTTAAAGAATCTTTTGGGACACGAGAATATTGAGACGACGATGGAATATTTGCACATTGCACAACTCGATACTCAGAAAGCCTTTAGTCCTCTCGATACTTTATTTGCAAAATACAGTTCCAATGGAAGTGCAGATTGA
- a CDS encoding tyrosine-type recombinase/integrase has protein sequence MSILGRSESTYRNYAQHVAAMALHFGKIPTELDVEQVQEYLYILQKRSKTPSLTYFKHTVYGLRFMLKSEGLPYEFLHLPSIKHDKKLPTVLSKEEVWRLLKSCHLLKHKVLIGLLYGCGLRCMEVRSLRLQDLDFDRMQLKVVQGKGKKDRYVPLSIHLIRGLKSYIQAEKPKIYLFNGQPAGRAGGDFDSRYSQRGVQWAVKQACKVAGITKDVCVHTLRHTFATHLLEDGLDIISLKNLLGHENIETTMEYLHIAQLDTQKAFSPLDTLFAKCSSNGSAD, from the coding sequence ATGTCAATTTTAGGCAGGAGCGAAAGCACGTATCGAAATTATGCCCAGCACGTTGCCGCTATGGCATTGCATTTCGGAAAAATCCCCACCGAACTTGATGTAGAGCAAGTACAAGAATACTTATACATCCTGCAAAAGCGTTCCAAAACGCCTTCCTTAACCTATTTTAAGCATACCGTTTACGGACTTCGATTTATGCTAAAATCGGAAGGTTTACCTTATGAGTTTTTGCATTTACCATCGATTAAACACGACAAAAAACTTCCCACCGTTCTGAGCAAAGAGGAAGTGTGGCGGTTGCTTAAAAGCTGTCATCTGCTCAAACACAAAGTTCTTATTGGACTGCTGTATGGCTGTGGACTGCGCTGTATGGAAGTTCGAAGTCTGCGCTTGCAGGATCTTGATTTTGATCGAATGCAACTCAAAGTCGTTCAAGGCAAAGGCAAAAAAGATCGATATGTTCCCTTATCCATCCATTTAATTCGAGGTTTAAAATCCTATATCCAAGCTGAAAAACCAAAGATATATTTGTTCAACGGACAACCTGCAGGTCGTGCCGGTGGTGATTTTGACTCCCGCTATTCGCAGCGCGGTGTGCAATGGGCGGTCAAGCAAGCTTGTAAAGTTGCTGGAATTACCAAAGATGTTTGTGTCCACACACTGCGCCACACTTTTGCTACACATTTGCTAGAAGATGGACTCGATATTATCAGTTTAAAGAATCTTTTGGGGCACGAGAATATTGAGACGACGATGGAATATTTGCACATTGCGCAGCTCGATACTCAGAAAGCCTTTAGTCCTCTCGATACTTTATTTGCTAAATGCAGTTCCAATGGAAGTGCAGATTGA
- a CDS encoding IS91 family transposase, with protein MEVQIDRSRSEVADVLEKLGAGIENLGLNTWQLRTLSAVRRCRTAALGGHIDACEDCGTVKISYNSCRNRHCPKCQGKNRDDWIQARMSELLPVPYFHVVFTLPDSINSLAMQHPKLVYDILFESAWATLKTFGKKNTLQTGMIAVLHTWGQNLSLHPHLHCIVPGGGVDKNGAWVNIRNDGKFLFPVKALSKVYRAKFCDALKARNPDGYTKVKKDLWAKPWVVFAKKPFGSAHSVVEYLGRYTHKIAISNNRIQGIDDKNVTFKYKDYRQNGTKKQMVLSHGEFIRRFAMHILPKRFVKIRHYGFLSSNWKRQKLQDLQKKMNFTPIARETKAVAIRKCQCCKVGNLHTILIFDKRGPPAWYLGSGQKTAAQQS; from the coding sequence ATGGAAGTGCAGATTGATCGCAGTCGAAGTGAAGTTGCCGATGTGCTCGAAAAGTTAGGTGCTGGTATAGAAAATTTAGGATTAAATACCTGGCAGTTGCGAACGCTCTCAGCGGTGAGAAGGTGCAGAACCGCCGCTTTGGGCGGACATATCGATGCGTGTGAAGATTGTGGAACAGTCAAAATAAGTTACAACTCCTGTCGCAACCGACATTGTCCGAAGTGTCAAGGCAAAAATCGAGACGATTGGATACAAGCTCGGATGAGTGAACTTTTGCCAGTACCGTATTTTCACGTGGTGTTTACATTACCAGACAGTATTAATTCTTTGGCAATGCAGCACCCGAAATTGGTTTACGATATTCTTTTTGAATCGGCTTGGGCGACTTTAAAAACCTTTGGCAAAAAAAATACGTTGCAGACCGGTATGATTGCAGTTTTGCACACCTGGGGACAGAATTTATCCTTGCATCCGCACCTGCATTGTATTGTTCCGGGCGGTGGCGTGGATAAAAATGGTGCTTGGGTTAACATCCGAAATGACGGTAAATTTCTTTTTCCTGTAAAGGCATTATCGAAAGTGTACCGAGCCAAATTTTGCGACGCATTAAAGGCTCGAAATCCTGATGGCTATACCAAAGTGAAAAAGGATCTATGGGCAAAACCCTGGGTAGTATTTGCCAAGAAACCTTTTGGTAGCGCGCATTCTGTGGTAGAATATCTTGGGAGATATACTCACAAAATAGCCATTAGCAACAACCGAATCCAAGGAATTGATGACAAGAATGTGACTTTTAAGTACAAGGATTATCGGCAAAATGGAACTAAGAAACAGATGGTATTGTCTCACGGTGAATTTATCCGACGTTTTGCAATGCATATTCTACCAAAACGATTTGTAAAGATCAGACATTATGGTTTTTTGAGTAGCAATTGGAAACGCCAAAAGCTTCAGGATCTGCAGAAGAAAATGAACTTTACACCAATTGCTAGAGAAACCAAAGCAGTAGCAATCAGAAAATGCCAATGTTGTAAAGTGGGAAACTTGCATACCATTCTGATTTTTGACAAGAGAGGTCCGCCTGCTTGGTATCTTGGCAGTGGCCAAAAAACGGCAGCCCAACAAAGTTAA